ATCTTCTTCAAATATCTTTATTTTGTTTGTTTGATTGAGCTCTTTTATGGTTACAAATTGGTTACAAAATCCCTTTTAAAGGGATTTTTGATTAGATAGAGATTGACAAATTATTTGCTAGATTAAAAGTGTTGATGTTACTAATTAACACAAACTATTTTATAAATAATGATTGAACAGATAATTGTGATAAATTAATGATTGTATCAATGTTTATTACGGGAATAAAAAATACAATAGCTGAACCAATTCCACCCAAAATTGTTAAGATTGCAACAAATGCAATTGCATAAGTTGAAACTCTTTTATCATTAAATTCTTCTGTTTCAATATAATGAACTGAAGGATAAAAATACATCATTGCAATAAGTTTAAAATAGTAATAAACAGATACAATAGTTGCAATAATTGCAACTATTGTAAGTACAGTATAACCTGCATTTATAGCTTCTGTAAATACATAAAATTTACCAATAAATCCTATTGTTGAAGGTATTCCTGCAAGTGAAAATAAAAATATTGTCATCATTGCAGCTAAAAAAGGTCTTTGTTTTGCTAAACCTTTAAAATCATCATATGTAACTTTTACATTTGTTTCTGAAATAATATGAGAAGCTAATCCAAATGCACCAAGAGCAGATAATAAATAGGCAATTAAATAAAACATAATTGCATAAGCGGAGTCAATATTAATTAGTTGATTATCTTTATATCCAAGAGCAATAAAAGCTAAAAGTAAATAACCTGTATGAACTATAGATGAAGCTGCTAACATTCTTTTTACTATTTGTTGTGTAATTGCAAGCCAAGTTCCAAATACTAAAGTAAAAATAATTATTATTGAAATGATACCATCCCAAAAATCAATAATAGGTGCTATATATCCTAAAATTATTCGTAAGAAAAATGAAAAAATTGCAATTTTAAATGTCGATGCCATATAAGCAGTGATAATCATAGGTGCGCCCCTATAAACATCCAATAACCAAGATTGGAAAGGAAACGCTGCTATTTTGAATAGGAATGTAAATAAAATTAGAGTAAATCCAATATAAACTAAAACCATATTTTGTGAATCAGCATTATTTATAAATATTAAAATATCAGCTAAATTTGTACTTGTCGTTGCACCAAAAATTAGAACTACACCTAAAAGATAAAAAGCTCCAATAAATGAACCTAAAACTAGATATTTAAAAATTGCTTCAACTCTTTTTGTATCATCAGAGTTGTATCCAACCATAATATAAACAGAAAAAGAGGCAATTTCAAGGGCAATATAAGCTGTTACTAACTCATTTGAGTGTGCTAATATCATCATTCCAAAAAGAGCAAATAATAATAAAGAGAAAAATTCCCCTTTAAAATAACTTCTATGTTGAAAATAGTGTTCACCAATTAGTAAAGTTAGTAATGTTCCAGCAATTAATAATATATTGAAAAAATTTGAAAAACTATC
The genomic region above belongs to Arcobacter ellisii and contains:
- a CDS encoding NADH-quinone oxidoreductase subunit N, giving the protein MNQFLYLIPSLIILLGAMVLMFMSMYERFSVKNFIVVSSFFLIIALGFTLLNINSSYSVQPFPHFLNDVLTFDSFSNFFNILLIAGTLLTLLIGEHYFQHRSYFKGEFFSLLLFALFGMMILAHSNELVTAYIALEIASFSVYIMVGYNSDDTKRVEAIFKYLVLGSFIGAFYLLGVVLIFGATTSTNLADILIFINNADSQNMVLVYIGFTLILFTFLFKIAAFPFQSWLLDVYRGAPMIITAYMASTFKIAIFSFFLRIILGYIAPIIDFWDGIISIIIIFTLVFGTWLAITQQIVKRMLAASSIVHTGYLLLAFIALGYKDNQLINIDSAYAIMFYLIAYLLSALGAFGLASHIISETNVKVTYDDFKGLAKQRPFLAAMMTIFLFSLAGIPSTIGFIGKFYVFTEAINAGYTVLTIVAIIATIVSVYYYFKLIAMMYFYPSVHYIETEEFNDKRVSTYAIAFVAILTILGGIGSAIVFFIPVINIDTIINLSQLSVQSLFIK